Proteins encoded within one genomic window of Fragaria vesca subsp. vesca linkage group LG1, FraVesHawaii_1.0, whole genome shotgun sequence:
- the LOC101307440 gene encoding uncharacterized protein LOC101307440 — protein MNPSDSSCEIQSDPTSASYHAMILEVTNALFSSDWNQLKSSAPVVNRSISGMDVKVFKAAREGNIDALREHSDYLHQMLTPTKSTVLHVYIARVGGALLTKSEELLLKSAQVVREMLKICQRLLLQPNDNGDTALHLAARHGRSEIVEVLIQAAKDWHGDLEEGTSSTEGCHRFLIRRTNKEKNTALHEAVRFDHLHVVKILTGEDPEFLYSANDAGETPLYIAAEKGYRKSVFEILDTCTNLSYQGPDGLTALHVAAVYGDEQITGRLLEKEKTLALAAVDGDGTSPLHFAAFGGYVSIVKQILESDNSTAYIGDIRKLVAVHYAAIGGRVDVMKQLLLYCPDSFELVDYKGRNALHYAIHSKKYKVEEFVRKDPWLSSILLNSKDFRGNTPLHQIAKSEDEYNGLEFIRDSRVDKMVFNNENMNAINIIVRSSAESRWKRNLKEGMIDSGARVGHRREKERVGGSEVHAKRGDKESSEDSKYKEIKESHLVVSALIATVTFAAGFTVPGGYQSEKGPDQGFAVLSRNAAFKAFVISNTLAMSMSSSAVMIRFFLLVRRREFSLVIVPRGAAIDLTMYALIAMVVAFLTGTYAVLGSHSSLGLAIAATVLGCFFFFGFGAFLFVPAFSALRGFSATIYLRVAVFLYHFMHGNFYKLTTLQAYVVGGAKSTTKSKELLKTTSAEVVREMLGMCQPLLLQPNQSGDTALHLAARHGRAEIVQVLIQAAKVRHGDLEEGISSREACHQFLIRRTKKEKNTALHEAVRFNHFDVVKKLTEEDPGFLYSANDAGETPLYMAAERGHTQLVSKILDTCTSPSYQGPKGLTALHIAAIYGDEEITKRLLETERALAKAPDVEGRTPLHMAAITGNVSIVKQILECDKSTAYIGDNDKSTPVHYAAHKMFRFRCGDVLKQLYFYSPDSFELVDDKGRNALHIAIINNDDEAENFVREDPWLSSVMLNGKDSAGNTPLHQIAISESYLGLEFISDSRVDKMAFNKENMNALNIGEKSTDRPWRRKLREELTKSGARWGWRLQSIRENSGGKEVVDVKKGDRESNFKDLKESHLVVSALIATVTFAAGFTVPGGYVSEQGPNQGHAVLSRNAAFKTFVITNTLAMSLSSCAIVVHFCMLWRRKEITVLRLALGPYGAAIELTVYAMVAMVVAFVTGTYAKHIYETRFGKIWCNEYVNVSRDKDVDTEVDREQKGGNESRFKDIKTNLELIW, from the exons ATGAATCCCTCTGATTCATCATGTGAGATTCAGAGTGATCCAACATCGGCTTCGTACCATGCCATGATATTGGAGGTGACCAACGCCTTGTTTAGTTCTGATTGGAATCAGCTGAAGAGCTCTGCACCAGTAGTTAACAGAAGCATAAGCGGCATGGATGTCAAGGTGTTCAAGGCGGCACGAGAGGGCAATATCGATGCCCTTAGAGAACACAGCGATTATCTTCACCAGATGTTGACTCCAACCAAATCCACAGTTCTCCATGTCTATATAGCAAGAGTAGGCGGTGCATTGTTGACGAAATCTGAGGAACTACTGCTGAAGTCAGCCCAGGTTGTAAGGGAGATGCTTAAAATTTGCCAGCGGCTACTATTGCAGCCAAATGATAACGGCGATACTGCCTTACACTTGGCGGCAAGACACGGACGTTCTGAGATTGTTGAAGTTCTTATTCAGGCTGCGAAAGACTGGCATGGCGACCTCGAAGAAGGTACCTCATCAACAGAAGGATGCCACCGGTTTCTCATAAGAAGAACTAACAAGGAGAAAAACACAGCCTTGCATGAGGCAGTGCGGTTCGATCACCTTCATGTGGTTAAGATATTGACTGGGGAAGACCCTGAGTTTTTGTACTCTGCTAATGATGCTGGCGAAACTCCACTCTACATTGCTGCCGAAAAAGGATACCGCAAATCGGTTTTTGAAATCCTCGACACTTGCACGAATCTATCCTACCAAGGACCTGATGGTTTAACAGCTTTACACGTTGCAGCTGTTTACGGTGACGAAC AAATAACGGGAAGACTGCTAGAGAAGGAGAAGACGCTGGCATTAGCAGCAGTCGACGGAGACGGAACATCTCCACTTCATTTTGCTGCATTCGGGGGCTACGTTTCAATTGTGAAACAAATACTGGAATCTGATAATTCCACTGCCTACATTGGCGACATTCGCAAGTTGGTAGCCGTTCATTACGCGGCTATAGGAGGGCGTGTAGATGTAATGAAACAGCTTCTTCTTTACTGCCCTGACAGTTTCGAATTGGTGGATTACAAGGGTCGCAATGCGCTTCATTACGCAATTCACAGTAAGAAATATAAAGTAGAAGAGTTTGTTCGGAAAGATCCATGGCTTAGTAGCATCCTTCTAAATAGCAAAGACTTTAGAGGGAACACGCCTCTGCATCAAATTGCTAAATCTGAAGATGAATACAACGGCTTGGAGTTTATCCGTGATTCTAGAGTCGATAAGATGGTATTCAACAACGAAAATATGAATGCGATAAACATCATTGTACGTAGCAGCGCTGAATCTAGGTGGAAG AGAAATCTCAAAGAAGGTATGATAGATTCTGGTGCAAGAGTAGGTCATCGACGGGAAAAAGAGAGAGTTGGTGGCAGTGAAGTCCATGCAAAGAGAGGTGACAAAGAGTCATCAGAAGACTCAAAATACAAGGAAATAAAAGAATCTCATTTAGTAGTGTCTGCACTCATAGCAACTGTAACCTTCGCAGCTGGTTTCACTGTGCCTGGTGGTTACCAAAGTGAAAAAGGGCCGGATCAAGGTTTTGCAGTTCTATCAAGAAACGCAGCATTCAAGGCATTTGTGATATCAAATACATTAGCAATGAGTATGTCCAGTTCTGCGGTCATGATACGCTTTTTTTTGTTGGTGAGAAGGCGAGAATTTTCCCTTGTAATCGTACCACGGGGGGCGGCGATAGATCTCACAATGTACGCCTTGATTGCAATGGTGGTTGCATTCCTTACCGGCACATACGCAGTATTAGGCAGTCATTCTTCATTAGGACTTGCGATTGCGGCTACCGTTCTTGGGTGCTTTTTCTTCTTTGGCTTCGGTGCGTTCTTGTTTGTTCCGGCCTTTTCTGCTTTAAGGGGTTTCTCGGCTACAATCTACTTACGTGTCGCTGTCTTCTTGTATCATTTCATGCATGGGAACTTTTATAAATTG ACTACATTGCAGGCGTACGTAGTAGGCGGTGCAAAGTCGACGACCAAGTCTAAAGAATTGCTAAAGACGACGTCAGCCGAGGTTGTAAGGGAGATGCTTGGAATGTGCCAGCCGCTACTACTGCAGCCAAACCAGAGCGGCGATACTGCCTTACACTTGGCGGCAAGACACGGACGTGCTGAGATAGTTCAAGTTCTTATTCAGGCTGCGAAAGTCCGGCATGGCGACCTGGAGGAAGGTATCTCATCACGAGAAGCATGCCACCAGTTTCTGATAAGAAGAACTAAGAAGGAGAAAAACACAGCCTTGCATGAGGCAGTGCGGTTCAATCACTTTGATGTGGTTAAAAAATTGACTGAGGAAGACCCTGGGTTTTTGTACTCTGCTAATGATGCTGGCGAAACTCCACTCTACATGGCTGCTGAGAGGGGACATACCCAATTGGTTTCCAAAATCCTCGACACTTGCACTAGTCCATCCTACCAAGGACCCAAAGGTTTAACAGCTTTACACATTGCAGCGATCTACGGTGATGAAG AAATAACGAAAAGATTACTTGAGACGGAAAGGGCGCTAGCAAAAGCACCTGACGTAGAAGGAAGGACTCCACTTCATATGGCTGCAATTACGGGCAACGTTTCAATTGTGAAACAAATACTGGAATGTGACAAGTCCACTGCCTACATTGGCGACAATGACAAGAGCACACCAGTTCATTATGCTGCTCATAAGATGTTCAGGTTCAGGTGTGGAGATGTACTGAAGCAGCTCTATTTCTACTCCCCTGACAGTTTCGAGTTGGTGGACGATAAGGGTCGCAATGCCCTTCATATTGCAATTATCAATAATGATGATGAAGCAGAAAATTTTGTTCGGGAAGATCCATGGCTTAGTAGTGTCATGTTAAACGGCAAAGATTCGGCCGGAAACACACCTCTCCATCAAATTGCTATTTCCGAAAGCTACCTAGGCTTGGAATTCATCAGTGATTCTAGAGTCGATAAGATGGCATTCAACAAAGAAAATATGAACGCGCTAAACATAGGTGAAAAAAGCACCGATCGTCCGTGGAGG AGAAAACTCCGTGAGGAATTGACAAAGTCAGGTGCAAGATGGGGTTGGCGACTACAGTCAATAAGAGAGAATAGTGGTGGCAAGGAAGTAGTCGATGTGAAAAAAGGTGACCGAGAGTCAAACTTCAAGGACCTAAAAGAATCTCATTTAGTAGTGTCTGCGCTCATAGCAACTGTTACATTCGCCGCCGGCTTCACTGTCCCCGGTGGTTATGTGAGTGAACAAGGACCAAACCAGGGTCATGCAGTTCTATCAAGAAATGCAGCTTTCAAGACATTTGTGATAACAAATACATTAGCCATGAGTCTGTCCAGTTGTGCTATCGTGGTACACTTTTGTATGTTGTGGAGAAGGAAGGAAATTACGGTACTTCGCTTAGCATTGGGACCATATGGGGCGGCAATAGAACTCACCGTGTACGCCATGGTTGCAATGGTGGTGGCATTCGTTACCGGCACATACGCA AAACATATATATGAAACACGGTTTGGGAAGATATGGTGCAACGAGTATGTGAACGTGTCAAGAGACAAAGATGTTGACACGGAAGTCGACCGTGAACAGAAAGGTGGCAACGAGTCAAGATTCAAGGATATAAAAACGAATCTCGAGCTCATTTGGTAG
- the LOC101306570 gene encoding uncharacterized protein LOC101306570: MYNAGNFEPNVVLKLNYPKWSSIYDNLISGSLESVVSDKDDGENYFDAIMVLTFSVKHSYGYTFVGEDRMSSFPSSVESGESIGLSNLNDSNGGLCRLLGNRLERFELVYGSECGGGVNCNPLGGDVGYVPSSLRIAIDELTDFRTSWDIKATPTFFFLRDGQQVDKLVGANKVELQKKIVAIVDSTPCKK; encoded by the exons ATGTATAATGCAGGTAACTTCGAGCCTAATGTTGTTCTTAAGCTTAATTATCCGAAATGGTCTAGCATTTATGACAATTTAATTAGTGGGAGCTTAGAGAGTGTTGTTAGTGACAAGGATGATGGTGAGAATTATTTTGATGCTATTATGGTGTTGACTTTTTCTGTGAAGCATAGTTATGGGTATACATTTGTTGGGGAAGATAGGATGAGTAGTTTTCCGAGTAGTGTTGAGAGTGGAGAGAGTATAGGTTTGAGTAATTTGAATGATTCGAACGGTGGTTTGTGTAGGTTGCTTGGTAACCGTCTCGAGAGATTTGAATTGGTGTATGGGAGTGAGTGTGGTGGGGGTGTGAATTGCAATCCTCTTGGTGGGGATGTTGGATATGTACCGAGCTCGTTG AGGATTGCAATCGATGAACTTACT GATTTCAGAACTTCATGGGATATCAAGGCCACTCCTACTTTCTTCTTCCTCCGAGATGGTCAACAAGTTGACAAGCTTGTCGGAGCCAACAAGGTAGAGTTGCAAAAGAAGATAGTTGCCATTGTAGATTCAACCCCATGTAAAAAATGA
- the LOC101307158 gene encoding ankyrin repeat-containing protein At3g12360-like has translation MNHSNSYETHDESTETTGTLASRVADQFEESADTNTGNSFVSYSGMDIDVFIAAREGNIDCLREHGEHLHQMLTPSKNTVLHIYIACVGRATLAKSETVRKSKPAKIVEEIVQMCPPLLLQPNGNGDTPLHFSARHGHAAIVEVLIQASKLACHHSSDLERGISTEETCWQMLIRTTNKEKNTALHEAVRFNHLDVVRMLTTEDPDFFYSANDSGETPVYMATERGYRALVIEMLKNCTNPTYQGPNGYTSLHAAAISNDEQMTKTLLVNNKALTRAVDELGDTPLHLATCWGHAAIVKQLLQCDKSAAYICDNRNRSPFHNACYQGNISVVKELASRCPDCCEFVDNKGRNGLHYAIDGKSHQVEAFIRNDPWLSSVLLNGKDADGNTPLHYIATSLYEGMDFISEPRVDKMTFNKRNLNALDILQNSNELSEKVVLHSELTQQLIKTGARGHCRLRIHQDGEKEFMVNEVKEANLVVSTLIATVTFAAGFAVPGGYQSEKGPDQGFAVLTRNAAFKTFVMANTLAMCMSSCAVMIRIVLAIRRKDEEHGPLIRRKEEHGPLLTAINLTFYALIAMVVAFLTGTYSVLGYSPELAIAACVTGCFFSFVFGFFMLSRKMDNLRIHYFNAHDTVMIWLRMYKM, from the exons ATGAATCACTCCAATTCGTATGAGACTCATGATGAGAGCACTGAGACAACAGGTACACTTGCTTCTCGTGTTGCTGATCAGTTTGAAGAATCGGCAGACACAAACACAGGTAACTCGTTTGTAAGTTATAGTGGCATGGATATTGATGTGTTCATAGCTGCACGAGAAGGTAATATAGATTGCCTTAGAGAACACGGAGAGCATCTTCACCAAATGTTGACTCCATCCAAGAACACAGTTCTCCATATTTATATAGCATGCGTAGGCCGTGCAACATTGGCGAAATCTGAAACAGTGCGGAAGTCGAAGCCAGCCAAAATCGTGGAGGAGATCGTCCAGATGTGCCCGCCGCTACTATTGCAGCCCAATGGTAACGGAGACACTCCATTACACTTTTCGGCCAGACATGGGCATGCTGCAATAGTGGAAGTTCTTATACAGGCTTCGAAATTAGCTTGTCATCATTCCAGCGACCTCGAGAGAGGTATCTCGACAGAAGAGACGTGCTGGCAGATGCTTATAAGAACAACCAACAAGGAAAAGAACACTGCATTGCACGAGGCTGTGCGCTTTAATCACCTTGATGTAGTGAGGATGTTGACCACAGAGGACCCCGATTTCTTCTACAGTGCAAATGATTCTGGCGAAACTCCGGTTTACATGGCTACTGAGAGGGGATATCGTGCCCTGGTTATTGAAATGCTCAAAAACTGCACAAACCCAACTTATCAAGGCCCCAATGGTTACACCTCTTTGCACGCAGCAGCTATCTCCAATGATGAAC AGATGACCAAAACACTTCTAGTGAACAACAAGGCTTTGACAAGAGCAGTAGACGAACTAGGAGATACTCCACTTCACTTAGCCACATGTTGGGGTCACGCTGCAATTGTGAAACAACTGCTACAGTGTGATAAATCTGCTGCATACATTTGTGATAACAGAAACAGGTCGCCATTTCATAATGCGTGTTACCAGGGCAATATATCTGTAGTGAAAGAGCTAGCTTCTCGTTGCCCTGATTGTTGTGAATTCGTTGATAATAAAGGTCGGAATGGTCTTCACTATGCCATCGACGGAAAGAGTCATCAAGTAGAAGCCTTTATACGAAATGATCCATGGCTTAGCAGTGTCCTTTTAAATGGCAAAGATGCTGATGGGAACACACCTCTCCATTATATTGCTACTTCTCTGTATGAAGGCATGGATTTTATAAGTGAACCCAGGGTTGATAAGATGACATTTAACAAAAGAAATTTAAACGCTTTGGACATCCTTCAAAACAGTAATGAATTAAGCGAGAAG GTGGTGCTGCACTCAGAACTTACCCAGCAGTTGATAAAAACTGGTGCAAGAGGACATTGCCGTCTTCGAATCCACCAAGATGGTGAGAAGGAGTTCATGGTAAATGAAGTAAAAGAGGCCAATCTGGTAGTGTCAACACTCATAGCAACTGTAACTTTTGCAGCAGGTTTTGCCGTGCCTGGGGGTTACCAAAGTGAAAAAGGACCGGACCAGGGTTTTGCGGTACTAACAAGAAATGCAGCATTCAAAACATTCGTGATGGCCAATACACTAGCCATGTGTATGTCCAGTTGTGCTGTTATGATCCGCATTGTTCTGGCAATCCGAAGAAAGGATGAGGAGCATGGTCCCTTGATCCGAAGAAAGGAGGAGCATGGTCCTCTTCTCACTGCAATAAATCTGACATTTTACGCCTTGATCGCAATGGTGGTGGCATTTCTTACCGGCACATATTCAGTTTTAGGTTATTCACCAGAACTTGCTATCGCTGCATGTGTAACTGGTTGCTTTTTCTCCTTTGTATTTGGTTTTTTCATGCTTTCTCGCAAAATGGATAACCTCCGTATACATTATTTCAATGCGCATGACACCGTCATGATCTGGTTACGCATGTACAAAATGTGA